The DNA window CGCCATCGCGCGCGTCGCGGCGGCGGTGGACGTACCGGTGGTGGGCAGTGGGGACATCACCAGCGCGGACCTCGCGCGGGAGCGCCAGCGCTGCGGCGTGGCGGCCGTGATGATCGGCCGCGGCGCGGTGGGCAACCCGTGGATCTTCACGGCCCTGCGGGACGGCACGGAGGCGTGGCCGGACGTGGGCACCCGCGCCCGCACGGCCCTGCGCCATGCCGAGCTGCAGGCCGCCTTCTACGACGACGACTCGGGCCGCCTGACGCTGCGGCCACTGCGCAAGGTGCTGCCCGCGTACCTGCCGGACGTGCCGGCCGTGCGTGACGCCCTGGTGCAGGTCGTGACGGTGGACGACGTGCGCCGCGCGCTGGCGCCCCTGCTGGATACCCCCGACACCCCGGCGTGGCCGGAATCATCTGAGGGCATCGGCCGGCCCGTGGCAGGGTATGCTGTGCTCCAGCGATGAACGTCAGCGAGTACTACGCCTATCTATCCGCCGCACGGGAGCAGCTGTGGAACTTCCTGCGCGCCCTGCCGCAGGCGGACCTCGACCGTGACCTGATCGAGCCCGGCGACCGGTTCCACTCCATCAAGGACCTGGTGCTGCACGTCACGGACGTCGAGGACCACTGGGTGCACTCCGTGGCGCGCGGCGACGGCGTCAACCGCGAGGGCCGCTACGCGCACGACTGGGTCAAGCCCGACGCGGCGCAGTACGACCTGGGATGGATCATCGAGTACGGCCGCGAGGTGAACGAGCGTACCCGCGCGTTCCTGGACTCCGGCCCGGACATGAACCGCAGCGTGAAACTCGTGCAGGACGACCCGGCGAGCGACACGGTCACGCTGGACCAGCTGATGTGGCACGTCATGACCCATGAGGTCCGCCACACCGCGCAGATCACGCTGATGATCCGGCAGCTGGGCCACACGCCCCCGTGGCTGGACTACATGCGCTTCGCGCGCCCGCAGGTCACGCCCGCGCAGAGCGGCGGCGTGGACGGCCTGGGCCTGGACGACGGCGAAGACGAGTTGTAAGCGGGCAGTTGTAAGCAGGCAGGGAGGAGCCGCCCAGCCAGCGGGAATGCGGCTGGGCGGCCAGCCATTGTGCTACAGGATGCGCTGGCCGAGCAGGCTGGCGGCCATGCCGACCATCACCTCCGCCGTCTGGTTGCGCAGGTCCAGCGTGGGGTTGACCTCCACGATGTCCATGGACGTCACGCGGCCCGACTCGCTCAGCAGTTCCATCAGCAGGTGGCCCTCGCGGTAGGTCAGGCCGCCGGGCACCGGGGTGCCCACGCCGGGGCACACGCCGGGGTCCAGGGCGTCCGCGTCGAAGGACACGTGGATCCCGTCCACGTCTGCAAGCTGCTCCAGCGTCTGCGCCACGATCCGCGTGATGCCCAGCTGGTCCACGTCCTTCATGGTGTACGCGCGGATGCCGGCCTCGCGCATGGCGGCGCGCTCGCGCAGGTCCACCGAGCGGATGCCGATCATGGTGATGTCCTCGGGGCGCAGCGTCCAGCCGTCGCCCAGCTGGGCCAGGCGCGGGTCGCCCAGGCCCGTCAGGTGAGCGACGGGCATGCCGTGGATGTTGCCGCTGGGGCTGCTGTCCGGCGTGTTGTAGTCGGTGTGGGCGTCGACCCAGATCACGCCCAGGCGGG is part of the Deinococcus metalli genome and encodes:
- the rocF gene encoding arginase, with the translated sequence MDVSVLGIPMDLGAGRRGVDMGASALRNAQLARTLRELGHHVNDLGDVVVPLPETLDKHASGGLVFLEPILGTCRATAQRVAALPRNAFPLTLGGDHSVSMGTVVGNARRLDGQGARLGVIWVDAHTDYNTPDSSPSGNIHGMPVAHLTGLGDPRLAQLGDGWTLRPEDITMIGIRSVDLRERAAMREAGIRAYTMKDVDQLGITRIVAQTLEQLADVDGIHVSFDADALDPGVCPGVGTPVPGGLTYREGHLLMELLSESGRVTSMDIVEVNPTLDLRNQTAEVMVGMAASLLGQRIL
- a CDS encoding DinB family protein; its protein translation is MNVSEYYAYLSAAREQLWNFLRALPQADLDRDLIEPGDRFHSIKDLVLHVTDVEDHWVHSVARGDGVNREGRYAHDWVKPDAAQYDLGWIIEYGREVNERTRAFLDSGPDMNRSVKLVQDDPASDTVTLDQLMWHVMTHEVRHTAQITLMIRQLGHTPPWLDYMRFARPQVTPAQSGGVDGLGLDDGEDEL